The following proteins come from a genomic window of Flavobacteriaceae bacterium MAR_2010_188:
- a CDS encoding dTDP-4-dehydrorhamnose reductase, translating to MKVLVTGANGQLAQTFREMFEINSENITFSFVSKEDMSITDRNLLLETFSSNDFDYCINCAAYTNVDGAETDVDAAYEINDKSIQNIIDGCLINDTTLIHISTDYVFDGKGCSPYKENHAVYPVNVYGKSKLNGERRIISSMSEYFIIRTSWLYSAYGKNFAKSIAQKIKNNAELTIITSQKGVPTSCVDLSNFIFEMIKTKNIDYGIYHFSPNGETTWYGFAKQIASNFPQYDINNLKPIDSFNSKAKRPDYSVMDNQKASQIMKLRTWEEGVDEIVKKLKSL from the coding sequence ATGAAAGTTCTCGTCACAGGTGCAAACGGCCAATTGGCTCAAACATTTAGAGAAATGTTCGAAATCAATTCTGAAAACATCACATTTAGTTTCGTATCAAAGGAAGATATGTCGATAACTGACAGAAACCTCCTATTGGAAACTTTCAGCAGTAATGATTTTGATTATTGCATTAATTGTGCTGCATATACCAATGTTGATGGTGCCGAAACAGATGTAGATGCTGCCTACGAAATAAATGATAAGTCCATACAAAACATCATTGACGGCTGTCTAATTAATGACACAACCTTAATTCATATTTCCACCGATTACGTTTTTGATGGGAAAGGCTGTAGTCCATATAAAGAAAACCATGCCGTTTATCCTGTTAACGTTTATGGTAAATCAAAATTAAATGGCGAGAGGCGTATTATTAGCTCAATGTCTGAATATTTCATTATTAGAACATCATGGTTATATTCAGCTTACGGCAAAAATTTCGCAAAGAGCATAGCGCAAAAAATAAAAAATAATGCAGAATTGACAATAATCACTTCCCAAAAAGGTGTACCAACAAGTTGTGTGGACCTTTCAAACTTTATTTTTGAAATGATTAAAACAAAAAATATCGATTACGGTATATATCATTTTAGTCCGAATGGTGAGACGACCTGGTACGGATTTGCCAAGCAAATCGCTTCTAACTTTCCTCAGTATGATATAAACAATCTAAAGCCTATTGATTCATTTAACTCTAAAGCTAAACGACCTGATTATAGTGTAATGGACAATCAAAAAGCCTCGCAGATTATGAAACTTCGTACCTGGGAAGAAGGAGTAGACGAAATCGTCAAAAAATTGAAATCGCTATAG
- a CDS encoding dTDP-glucose 4,6-dehydratase, whose translation MQTLLVTGGAGFIGSNFIPYFLQEHPDVRLVNLDLLTYAGDEKNLEEVNQNKNYIFVKGDICDRNIVEDIFEKYNITDVIHFAAESHVDNSIKNPDAFIKTNIYGTFNLIDVAKKYWMDGPFKIKEAYKNSRFHHISTDEVYGTLGETGLFEETTPYAPNSPYSASKASSDFIVRSYFHTYGMNVVTTNCSNNYGPKQHDEKLIPTIIRKALEGQNIPIYGDGKNIRDWLYVLDHCKGIASVFFNGKPGETYNVGGKNERNNLQIANRICDILDELSPKNSSYKELITFVTDRPGHDFRYAIDASKLEDELGWRADENFESGIKKTIEWYLNKYKRD comes from the coding sequence ATGCAAACACTACTAGTAACAGGCGGGGCCGGATTTATAGGCTCCAATTTTATTCCTTATTTTTTACAAGAACATCCAGACGTGCGTTTGGTAAATCTGGACCTTCTTACCTATGCGGGCGATGAGAAGAATCTAGAGGAAGTTAACCAAAACAAAAACTACATTTTTGTGAAAGGCGACATCTGCGATAGAAATATAGTTGAAGATATATTTGAAAAATATAATATTACGGATGTCATTCATTTTGCGGCAGAATCGCATGTGGATAATTCAATAAAAAATCCTGATGCTTTTATAAAAACCAATATTTACGGCACATTCAATCTTATAGATGTGGCTAAAAAATATTGGATGGACGGGCCCTTTAAAATTAAAGAGGCTTATAAAAATTCCAGGTTTCACCACATTTCAACTGACGAGGTTTATGGAACATTAGGAGAAACGGGGCTTTTTGAAGAAACCACTCCCTATGCTCCAAATAGTCCGTATAGCGCATCAAAAGCATCTTCGGATTTTATCGTCAGAAGTTATTTCCATACGTATGGAATGAATGTCGTCACGACGAATTGTTCTAACAATTATGGGCCAAAGCAGCATGACGAAAAGCTTATACCAACTATTATTAGAAAAGCTTTGGAAGGACAGAACATTCCAATTTATGGTGATGGAAAAAACATCAGAGACTGGCTTTATGTCCTTGATCACTGTAAAGGCATAGCGAGTGTATTCTTTAACGGCAAACCCGGTGAAACCTACAATGTCGGCGGAAAAAATGAGCGAAACAATTTGCAAATTGCCAATAGGATATGTGATATTTTAGATGAATTGTCTCCAAAGAATTCATCTTATAAAGAATTGATTACGTTTGTTACAGACCGTCCAGGTCACGATTTTAGATACGCAATAGATGCTTCCAAGCTTGAAGATGAACTTGGATGGAGAGCGGATGAAAATTTTGAGTCTGGCATCAAAAAAACGATTGAATGGTATTTGAACAAATACAAACGAGACTGA
- a CDS encoding dTDP-4-dehydrorhamnose 3,5-epimerase, with protein MIFEETFLKDCYVITPNIFEDNRGYFYESFNKNEFLDKTRLSVEFVQDNQSKSSRGVLRGLHLQKDNYAQAKLVRVLQGSVLDVVVDLRQDSSTFGNHFSIILDNLKNNQLFVPRGFAHGFVVLEDDTIFSYKCDNYYNKPSEAGIRYDDPQINIDWGLDDGEIILSEKDEKLPNLKEYLENL; from the coding sequence ATGATTTTTGAGGAAACCTTTTTAAAGGATTGTTATGTTATAACACCCAATATTTTCGAAGATAATAGAGGTTATTTTTATGAGAGTTTCAATAAAAATGAATTTTTAGATAAAACACGACTATCTGTTGAATTTGTCCAAGACAACCAATCTAAATCCTCAAGAGGGGTATTGCGTGGTTTACATTTACAAAAGGATAATTATGCCCAAGCCAAATTAGTTAGAGTTTTACAGGGGTCTGTACTCGATGTGGTAGTAGATTTAAGACAAGATTCTTCTACTTTTGGAAATCATTTTTCTATAATATTAGACAACCTAAAAAATAACCAACTTTTTGTTCCAAGAGGTTTTGCTCATGGTTTTGTTGTATTAGAGGACGACACTATTTTTTCATATAAATGCGATAATTATTATAATAAACCATCTGAGGCCGGTATTCGTTATGATGATCCTCAAATAAACATCGACTGGGGTCTTGATGATGGTGAAATTATATTATCGGAGAAAGACGAGAAACTTCCGAACTTAAAAGAATATCTAGAAAATTTATGA
- a CDS encoding Glucose-1-phosphate thymidylyltransferase, whose translation MKGIILAGGSGTRLHPLTLSISKQLMPIYDKPMIYYPLSTLMYAGINEILIISTPKDLPLFEDLLGDGSKYGCSFEYAVQKDPNGLAEAFIIGESFIGKDKVALILGDNIFYGSGLSKLLKANNNPDGGIIYAYRVHDPERYGVVDFDDEGNVLSIEEKPQKPKSNFAVPGIYFYDNSVVEIAKNIDPSHRGELEITDVNRVFLDQGKLQVSVLDRGTAWLDTGTFQSLMQASQFVEVIEERQGLKIGSIEAAAYEMGFIEEDQFRELAKSLMKSGYGKNLLGIIKRRK comes from the coding sequence ATGAAAGGAATTATTTTAGCGGGTGGATCAGGAACAAGATTACATCCTTTAACCTTATCTATAAGTAAGCAGTTAATGCCGATTTATGATAAGCCGATGATATATTATCCATTGTCTACGCTCATGTATGCAGGGATAAATGAAATTTTGATTATTTCTACACCAAAGGATTTGCCATTGTTCGAAGATCTTTTGGGGGATGGTAGTAAATATGGCTGCAGCTTTGAATATGCCGTACAAAAAGACCCCAACGGACTAGCTGAAGCATTCATTATAGGCGAATCTTTTATTGGAAAGGATAAAGTTGCCCTGATTTTAGGAGATAATATTTTCTATGGCTCAGGTCTCTCGAAACTCTTAAAAGCGAACAATAATCCGGATGGCGGAATCATCTATGCCTATCGGGTACACGATCCTGAGAGATATGGGGTTGTAGATTTTGACGATGAAGGCAATGTGCTTTCAATTGAAGAAAAACCGCAAAAACCTAAATCAAATTTCGCGGTACCAGGAATCTATTTTTACGACAACTCAGTTGTTGAAATCGCAAAAAATATAGACCCTAGTCATCGTGGAGAATTAGAGATTACCGATGTTAACCGAGTGTTTCTTGACCAAGGAAAATTACAAGTAAGTGTTTTAGACCGAGGAACGGCTTGGTTAGATACGGGCACATTTCAATCTCTTATGCAGGCATCGCAATTCGTCGAAGTAATAGAAGAGAGACAAGGTTTAAAAATTGGATCTATTGAAGCCGCAGCCTATGAGATGGGTTTTATTGAGGAAGATCAATTTAGGGAACTTGCAAAAAGTTTGATGAAAAGCGGATATGGTAAAAACCTTCTAGGAATTATAAAGCGCAGAAAATGA